In Rhodothermus marinus DSM 4252, a single genomic region encodes these proteins:
- the rlmD gene encoding 23S rRNA (uracil(1939)-C(5))-methyltransferase RlmD: MLKKGAELELIVEKFADRGKSLTRVDGYVLFVEGGVPGDRARVRVVKRKKNYAEGRIVELLEPSPLRTEPCCRYFGTCGGCKWQHVRYEAQLEAKRQSVYEALVHHGGFEDVEVRPTLPSPRLYGYRNKMEFSFSADRWLTPEEIASGRPLDRHFAVGLHVPGNFYKVIDLEECHLPEPITVRLLNELRAFFKAKGWEPWDIRRHEGYLRHLVIRTGTRTGEVMVNLVTSRYDEARMAELGAFLQEQFPEVTTLVNTINSRPAQVSYGEATYTIFGPGVIHDCIGPFRFEIAPDAFFQTNTEQAERLYEVARELAALRPDDLVYDLYCGTGTISIFIAPHVRHVVGVELVASAVENARANAAANGITNCTFVAGDLLEVLTPAFVRTHGRPDVVIVDPPRAGMHPKVVRRIGQLRPERFVYVSCNPQTQARDLKLLRDLYRIEAVQPVDLFPHTDHVESVVALRAR; this comes from the coding sequence GTGCTGAAGAAAGGCGCCGAGCTGGAACTGATCGTCGAAAAGTTTGCCGACCGCGGCAAGTCGCTCACCCGCGTGGACGGCTACGTGCTGTTCGTCGAAGGCGGCGTGCCCGGCGACCGGGCGCGCGTGCGCGTCGTCAAGCGCAAGAAAAACTACGCCGAGGGCCGTATCGTCGAGCTGCTCGAACCGAGCCCGCTCCGCACCGAGCCGTGCTGCCGCTACTTCGGCACCTGCGGCGGCTGCAAGTGGCAGCACGTGCGCTACGAAGCCCAGCTCGAAGCCAAACGCCAGAGCGTCTATGAGGCGCTCGTTCATCACGGCGGCTTCGAAGACGTCGAGGTGCGCCCCACCCTTCCCTCGCCCCGGCTCTACGGCTACCGCAACAAGATGGAGTTTTCCTTCAGCGCCGACCGCTGGCTGACGCCCGAGGAAATCGCCAGCGGCCGGCCGCTCGACCGCCATTTTGCCGTGGGGCTCCACGTGCCGGGCAACTTCTACAAGGTGATCGATCTGGAGGAATGCCACCTGCCCGAGCCGATCACCGTGCGGCTGCTCAACGAGCTGCGGGCCTTCTTCAAGGCGAAGGGCTGGGAGCCGTGGGACATCCGTCGGCACGAAGGCTACCTGCGCCATCTGGTGATCCGAACCGGCACGCGCACCGGCGAGGTCATGGTCAACCTGGTCACCAGCCGCTACGACGAAGCCCGCATGGCCGAGCTGGGCGCCTTCCTGCAGGAGCAATTTCCGGAAGTCACTACGCTGGTCAACACGATCAATTCGCGCCCGGCCCAGGTCTCCTACGGCGAGGCCACCTACACGATCTTCGGACCGGGCGTCATTCACGACTGCATCGGACCGTTTCGCTTCGAGATTGCGCCCGACGCCTTCTTCCAGACGAACACCGAACAGGCCGAGCGGCTCTACGAAGTGGCCCGCGAGCTGGCCGCCCTGCGTCCGGACGATCTGGTTTACGACCTCTACTGCGGCACCGGCACGATCTCCATCTTCATCGCCCCGCACGTGCGGCATGTGGTGGGCGTGGAGCTGGTGGCGTCGGCCGTCGAAAACGCCCGCGCCAATGCGGCAGCCAACGGCATCACGAACTGCACCTTCGTGGCCGGCGACCTGCTGGAAGTGCTCACGCCGGCGTTCGTGCGCACGCACGGCCGCCCCGACGTCGTGATCGTCGACCCGCCGCGGGCCGGTATGCATCCGAAGGTGGTGCGCCGCATCGGCCAGCTCCGGCCGGAACGGTTCGTCTACGTGAGCTGCAATCCCCAGACCCAGGCGCGCGACCTGAAGCTGCTCCGCGACCTGTATCGGATCGAGGCCGTGCAGCCCGTCGATCTGTTTCCGCACACCGACCACGTGGAAAGCGTCGTTGCCCTGCGGGCCCGTTAA
- a CDS encoding NAD-dependent epimerase/dehydratase family protein: MNRGVAFVTGGTGFIGSHLVEELLRRGYREVRCLVRKELRWLEGLDIVPVRGDFSRIDVLWEAVRDADVVFHVAGVTRARDWATFEQGNITATLNLLGTILEANPNVRKVLITSSLAAVGYCPGGVATEESPLRPISAYGRSKALMEQALRAPRADGPPFAELLPIVVVRPPAVYGPREADIYTFFRTVSRGLCPIVGSGRRPELSLVHVRDLVRGMVDAAESDVTTGQTYFIGSEQFYSWREIRDATLKALGRRALTVHIPPFLVEPIGALVELAGRLTGTYPPLNREKAREIRHACKMCAVDKARRDFGYRQQIGLEEGIQETIAWYRQQGWL, encoded by the coding sequence ATGAACCGAGGCGTTGCATTCGTTACCGGCGGAACCGGCTTCATCGGCAGCCATCTGGTGGAAGAGCTGCTGCGCCGGGGCTACCGCGAAGTGCGCTGTCTGGTGCGCAAAGAACTGCGCTGGCTCGAAGGACTCGACATCGTGCCCGTCCGCGGCGACTTTTCCCGAATCGATGTGCTGTGGGAGGCCGTGCGCGACGCGGATGTGGTCTTTCACGTGGCGGGCGTGACGCGGGCGCGCGACTGGGCCACCTTCGAGCAGGGCAATATCACGGCCACGCTGAACCTGCTGGGCACCATCCTGGAAGCCAACCCGAACGTGCGCAAAGTGCTCATTACGAGCAGCCTGGCGGCCGTGGGCTACTGTCCGGGCGGCGTGGCCACCGAGGAGTCGCCGCTGCGTCCCATCAGCGCCTACGGCCGGAGCAAGGCGCTCATGGAGCAGGCGTTGCGGGCGCCCCGCGCCGACGGCCCGCCGTTTGCCGAGCTGCTCCCCATCGTCGTGGTCCGCCCGCCGGCCGTCTACGGCCCCCGCGAAGCCGACATCTACACGTTCTTCCGTACGGTCAGCCGGGGGCTGTGCCCCATCGTGGGCAGCGGCCGCCGCCCCGAGCTGAGCCTGGTGCACGTGCGCGACCTGGTGCGCGGCATGGTGGACGCCGCCGAGTCGGACGTTACCACCGGCCAGACCTACTTCATCGGCAGCGAGCAATTCTACTCCTGGCGCGAGATCCGGGACGCCACACTGAAAGCCCTGGGCCGCCGGGCGCTGACCGTGCACATCCCGCCGTTTCTGGTGGAACCGATCGGCGCGCTGGTGGAGCTGGCCGGGCGCCTGACGGGCACCTACCCGCCGCTCAACCGCGAAAAAGCCCGCGAAATCCGCCACGCCTGCAAGATGTGCGCGGTGGACAAAGCCCGCCGCGACTTTGGCTACCGCCAGCAGATCGGCCTCGAAGAAGGGATTCAGGAGACCATCGCCTGGTATCGGCAGCAGGGCTGGTTGTAA
- a CDS encoding MFS transporter: protein MAARSEWRILLALWLMVFSASSQVVIMAPILPRIGATLGIGELEQGSLITAYAVMLSVMALVAGPVSDRLGRRLILLVGSGAMTGALLLHGVAYSFAALLAVRALAGAAGGLLSGAAVSYVGDYFPYERRGWANGWVMSGVAFGQIVGIPAGTLLAGLADFRWPFLAFGLTMALATLLIWRYVPQPPGVRSELPLSLRNVLRRYYELLRRPTTSRSPLVYFLMFFSIGLFLIYLPTWLEHTQGFRTEEMALLFLIGGLANVVAGPLAGRLSDRIGRKPLIVGATLGLAVLMAGAPLLMQSDLTIYTLFALAMALVGMRMSPLQSLLTALVPGARRGSLMSLSIALGQLGIGISGVAAGWLYKEYGYLSNALLGALALVLMALVVGYGLPEPDLQASVGEG from the coding sequence ATGGCGGCCCGATCGGAATGGCGCATTCTGCTGGCGCTCTGGCTGATGGTCTTTTCGGCCAGCAGCCAGGTGGTCATCATGGCGCCGATCCTGCCGCGTATCGGAGCCACGCTGGGCATTGGCGAGCTGGAACAGGGTAGCCTGATCACGGCCTACGCCGTGATGCTCAGTGTGATGGCGCTGGTGGCCGGCCCCGTCTCGGATCGGCTGGGGCGGCGGCTGATTCTGCTGGTCGGGAGCGGGGCCATGACGGGCGCGCTGCTGCTGCACGGCGTGGCCTACAGCTTCGCCGCGCTGCTTGCGGTGCGGGCGCTGGCCGGGGCGGCCGGGGGACTGCTCAGCGGCGCGGCCGTCAGCTACGTGGGCGACTATTTCCCGTACGAGCGACGTGGCTGGGCCAACGGCTGGGTGATGAGCGGGGTTGCCTTCGGCCAGATTGTGGGGATCCCGGCCGGGACGCTGCTGGCGGGACTGGCCGACTTTCGCTGGCCGTTTCTGGCGTTCGGGCTCACGATGGCGCTGGCCACGCTCCTGATCTGGCGTTACGTGCCGCAGCCGCCCGGCGTGCGTTCCGAGCTCCCGCTCTCGCTCCGCAATGTGCTCCGGCGCTACTACGAACTGCTCCGCCGCCCGACGACCTCACGCTCGCCGCTCGTGTACTTTTTGATGTTCTTCAGTATCGGGCTTTTTCTGATCTATCTGCCCACCTGGCTGGAGCACACGCAGGGCTTCCGGACCGAAGAGATGGCGCTGCTTTTTCTGATTGGCGGGCTGGCGAACGTGGTGGCCGGACCCCTGGCCGGGCGGCTCTCGGATCGCATCGGACGCAAGCCGCTGATCGTGGGCGCCACGCTGGGGCTGGCGGTGCTGATGGCGGGCGCGCCGTTGCTGATGCAGAGCGACCTGACCATTTACACGCTGTTCGCGCTGGCGATGGCGCTGGTGGGCATGCGGATGAGTCCGCTGCAATCGCTGTTGACGGCGCTGGTGCCGGGTGCCCGGCGCGGCTCGCTCATGAGTCTGTCGATTGCGCTGGGTCAGCTCGGCATCGGGATCAGCGGGGTGGCGGCCGGCTGGCTCTACAAAGAGTACGGCTATCTCAGCAATGCGCTGCTGGGGGCGCTCGCGCTGGTGCTGATGGCGCTGGTGGTGGGCTACGGCCTCCCCGAGCCCGACCTGCAGGCTTCGGTGGGGGAAGGATAG
- a CDS encoding TonB-dependent receptor — protein sequence MQRLFLLIPVLLTAWSVRAQTGRIAGTVVDAETGEPLIGVNVLVVEKATGAATDLEGRYEIADLAPGTYTLRFSYVGYVSQTVESVVVRAGEVTRIDLSLAPESVGLEAVVVEARLLRNTEAALLAARQRAAAVSDAISAEMIGRTGSSDAADAMEKVTGASVLDGKYVYVRGLGERYMNAQLNGLDLPSADPDRKAVPFDLFPAALLDNIVTVKTFTPDRPGSFTGGSVNLNTRAFPDALSISFSTSITYRPQVVGFGNPILAVPGADPGVWGFRAGRLDVPALLQTHRFENIPSLSQAILNPDNARLLDQLSRALTPEMAPVYRRAPLNQSYTFSAGNRFDLGGDRLLGLVASFSYRRQATAYDDGIWARYRLTGRDEAVLSEDNYLHTISGTDEVVWGSLINATLRPHRRHELGFSFIQNHSAESTARYQRGRFLYNLEPDDIYETRALIYIERDIRTYQVRGKHALGDGRQPATLSWDFSTTGTWQDEPDRRFFTNHYRLRTGSDGSIDTLYTIRATTPPQRYFRYLEESNQVGNLALEVPLTTALRLKVGGYLERKTRTYRERKFVLRQQRGNRYDGDPEAYFAPENLGIIQERDLNGDGAPDLFTFGLYLQEDTQPSSNYDGTQDIRAGFAMIDWTPLRRLRVITGLRYETTDMEVVSQDPTKDVGRLRNGDWLPAATVIYRLADDMNLRLAYGRTLARPVFRELAPYSTFEYVGGYLLTGNPDLRRTLVDNFDLRWEWFVRPGELLAASLFFKYFDDPIEVVYQPFAPNDSPEVQYRNVEDATLYGLELELRKRLDFLSGALRHFEIGGNATFIHSTVRVPAEELQSIRELRPDAPATRSLQGQSPYLINADLSYVHEQRGTTVSLYYNVFGPRLKEVGLGGTPDTYERPRHTLDLNMSQRLMTNLSLKLSAKNLLNARYRVSHSYRGREYVTRDYGSGRSFSIGLSYQY from the coding sequence ATGCAACGCCTGTTTCTCCTGATTCCCGTGCTGCTGACGGCCTGGAGCGTCCGGGCTCAGACGGGGCGTATCGCCGGGACGGTAGTCGACGCCGAAACGGGCGAGCCGCTCATCGGCGTGAACGTGCTCGTGGTGGAAAAAGCCACCGGCGCCGCCACCGACCTCGAAGGCCGCTACGAAATCGCCGACCTCGCTCCCGGCACCTATACGCTGCGCTTCTCTTACGTGGGCTACGTGAGCCAGACCGTGGAAAGCGTCGTGGTGCGGGCGGGCGAGGTCACGCGCATCGATCTGAGCCTGGCCCCGGAGTCGGTGGGTCTCGAGGCGGTCGTGGTCGAAGCGCGTCTGCTGCGCAACACCGAAGCGGCGCTGCTGGCCGCCCGTCAGCGGGCCGCCGCCGTCAGCGACGCGATCAGCGCCGAGATGATCGGCCGCACGGGCAGCAGCGACGCAGCCGACGCCATGGAGAAAGTAACGGGCGCCTCGGTGCTCGACGGCAAGTACGTGTACGTGCGCGGTCTGGGCGAGCGCTACATGAACGCCCAGCTCAACGGACTGGACCTCCCCAGCGCCGACCCCGACCGCAAGGCCGTGCCGTTCGATCTGTTTCCCGCCGCCCTGCTCGACAACATCGTCACGGTCAAAACCTTCACGCCCGATCGCCCCGGCAGCTTCACCGGCGGCAGCGTCAACCTGAACACCCGGGCCTTTCCCGACGCCCTGTCGATCAGCTTTTCCACTTCGATCACCTACCGGCCGCAGGTGGTGGGCTTCGGCAATCCCATTCTGGCCGTGCCCGGCGCCGACCCGGGCGTCTGGGGCTTTCGGGCCGGCCGCCTCGACGTGCCCGCCCTGCTACAAACACACCGCTTCGAAAACATTCCGTCGCTCAGCCAGGCCATCCTGAACCCCGACAACGCCCGATTGCTGGACCAGCTCTCCCGGGCGCTCACGCCTGAAATGGCTCCGGTCTACCGACGGGCGCCGCTCAACCAGAGCTACACGTTTTCGGCAGGCAATCGCTTCGACCTGGGCGGCGATCGACTGCTGGGCCTGGTGGCCAGCTTCAGCTATCGACGACAGGCCACCGCCTACGACGACGGCATCTGGGCCCGCTACCGGCTGACCGGCCGCGACGAAGCGGTCCTTTCCGAGGATAACTACCTGCACACCATCTCGGGCACCGACGAAGTCGTCTGGGGCAGCCTGATCAATGCGACGCTGCGCCCGCATCGGCGGCACGAGCTGGGCTTCAGCTTCATTCAGAACCACAGCGCCGAAAGCACCGCCCGCTACCAGCGTGGTCGTTTTCTGTACAATCTGGAGCCCGACGACATCTACGAAACGCGCGCGCTCATTTACATCGAACGTGACATCCGCACCTACCAGGTTCGGGGCAAGCATGCGCTCGGCGACGGACGCCAGCCCGCCACGCTGAGCTGGGACTTTTCCACGACCGGCACCTGGCAGGACGAACCCGACCGCCGCTTTTTCACGAACCATTATCGCCTGCGCACCGGCAGCGACGGCTCCATCGACACGCTCTACACGATCCGCGCCACCACGCCCCCACAGCGCTACTTCCGCTATCTGGAAGAATCGAACCAGGTGGGCAATCTGGCCCTGGAAGTACCACTCACGACCGCCCTGCGCCTCAAGGTGGGCGGCTACCTGGAGCGCAAAACACGCACCTATCGCGAGCGCAAATTTGTGCTGCGCCAGCAGCGGGGCAACCGCTACGACGGTGACCCCGAGGCTTACTTCGCGCCCGAAAACCTGGGCATCATTCAGGAACGCGACCTGAACGGTGACGGCGCACCCGATCTGTTCACCTTCGGCCTGTATCTGCAGGAAGACACGCAGCCTTCTTCCAACTACGACGGTACCCAGGACATCCGGGCCGGCTTTGCCATGATCGACTGGACGCCGCTGCGCCGGCTGCGGGTGATCACCGGGCTGCGCTACGAAACCACCGACATGGAAGTGGTCAGCCAGGACCCCACCAAAGACGTGGGGCGGCTCCGGAACGGCGACTGGCTTCCGGCGGCTACGGTCATCTACCGGCTGGCCGACGACATGAACCTGCGGCTGGCCTACGGCCGCACGCTGGCCCGACCGGTCTTCCGTGAGCTGGCCCCCTACTCGACCTTCGAGTACGTGGGCGGCTACCTGCTCACCGGCAACCCCGACTTGCGCCGCACGCTCGTGGACAACTTCGACCTGCGCTGGGAATGGTTCGTGCGTCCGGGCGAATTGCTCGCCGCCAGCCTGTTTTTCAAGTACTTCGACGATCCGATCGAAGTCGTCTACCAGCCCTTCGCGCCCAACGACAGCCCCGAGGTGCAGTACCGCAATGTCGAAGACGCCACACTTTACGGGCTGGAGCTGGAGCTGCGCAAGCGGCTGGACTTTCTGAGTGGCGCACTGCGGCATTTTGAAATCGGCGGCAACGCGACGTTCATCCATTCGACCGTGCGCGTACCGGCCGAAGAGCTGCAATCGATCCGGGAGCTACGACCCGACGCACCGGCCACGCGCTCACTGCAGGGGCAGTCGCCCTACCTCATCAACGCCGACCTGAGCTACGTGCACGAACAGCGCGGCACGACGGTCAGCCTCTACTACAACGTGTTCGGTCCCCGGCTGAAGGAAGTCGGACTCGGCGGCACGCCCGATACCTACGAGCGCCCGCGCCACACGCTGGACCTGAACATGAGCCAGCGGCTGATGACGAATCTGTCGCTCAAGCTGTCGGCGAAAAACCTGTTGAACGCCCGCTACCGCGTTTCCCACAGCTACAGAGGGCGGGAGTACGTGACGCGCGACTACGGCAGCGGGCGATCGTTCTCCATCGGGCTCAGCTACCAGTATTGA
- a CDS encoding T9SS type A sorting domain-containing protein: MNKRLTTLLLLLAWPLLGRAQNVVTVTDADIGPGDQVTWTSDNVYVLDGFVFVEEGATLTIEPGTIVKGKPGTGENASALIIARGAKIYAEGTPDRPIIFTAEADPLDGSFDASIRGQWGGLIILGRARTNLANGEANIEGIPSTETRARYGCVPNNTTPTTVDDCDDNDNSGVLRYVSIRHGGSNIGADNEINGLTLGAVGSGTTIEYVEVFANEDDGFEFFGGTVNTRYLVAAFCGDDAFDYDEGFRGKGQFWFAIMPPDVGNRAGEHDGGRDPEDGQPYAIPVIYNVTYIGSGAASGNADNNTFVFRDNAGGKYFNSIFTDFGNIGVQVEDVDGVDVDSRQRLEQGDLVLAHNIWWGFGAGNELADFAPQDFVQQHLQANNNFVEDPMLRGISREADGGLDPRPAPNSPALTRPRAPYPENDDFFTPVEYIGAFGPDELWIKGWTKLAQLGILTALEHDARTIPAAVALQAGYPNPFRSATTLTFALDRAQRVRLAVYDLLGREVARLVEGVRPAGTYRFTLEGARLAAGTYLVRLETESGVQVRTLTRLP, from the coding sequence ATGAACAAACGCCTTACCACCCTGCTGCTCCTGCTGGCGTGGCCGCTGTTGGGCCGCGCCCAGAACGTGGTGACCGTGACGGACGCCGACATCGGTCCGGGCGATCAGGTCACCTGGACCAGCGACAACGTCTACGTCCTCGACGGCTTCGTCTTCGTCGAAGAAGGCGCCACGCTCACCATCGAGCCCGGCACCATCGTCAAAGGCAAACCCGGCACCGGCGAAAACGCCTCTGCGCTCATCATTGCGCGCGGGGCCAAAATCTACGCCGAGGGGACGCCCGACCGCCCCATCATCTTCACGGCCGAAGCCGATCCGCTCGACGGCAGCTTCGACGCCTCCATCCGCGGCCAGTGGGGCGGTCTGATCATCCTCGGGCGCGCCCGCACCAACCTCGCCAACGGCGAAGCCAACATCGAAGGCATTCCCTCTACCGAAACGCGCGCCCGCTACGGCTGCGTCCCGAACAACACCACCCCCACCACCGTCGATGACTGCGACGACAACGACAACTCCGGCGTGCTCCGCTACGTCTCGATCCGGCACGGCGGCTCCAACATCGGCGCCGACAACGAAATCAACGGCCTCACGCTCGGCGCCGTCGGCAGCGGCACGACGATCGAGTACGTGGAGGTTTTCGCCAACGAAGACGACGGCTTCGAATTCTTCGGCGGCACCGTCAACACCCGCTACCTCGTAGCCGCCTTCTGCGGCGACGACGCCTTCGACTACGACGAGGGCTTCCGCGGCAAAGGCCAGTTCTGGTTTGCCATCATGCCTCCTGATGTGGGGAACCGCGCCGGCGAACACGACGGCGGCCGCGATCCCGAAGACGGCCAGCCCTACGCCATCCCCGTCATCTACAACGTGACCTACATCGGCTCGGGCGCCGCTTCCGGCAACGCCGATAACAACACGTTCGTCTTCCGCGACAACGCCGGCGGCAAGTACTTCAACTCCATCTTCACCGACTTCGGCAACATCGGCGTTCAGGTGGAAGACGTCGATGGCGTGGACGTGGACAGCCGCCAGCGGCTGGAGCAGGGCGATCTGGTGCTGGCCCACAACATCTGGTGGGGCTTCGGAGCCGGCAACGAGCTGGCCGACTTTGCGCCCCAGGATTTCGTGCAGCAGCACCTGCAGGCCAACAACAACTTCGTCGAAGACCCCATGCTGCGCGGCATCAGCCGCGAGGCGGACGGTGGTCTGGATCCGCGGCCGGCCCCGAACTCCCCGGCGCTGACGCGCCCGCGCGCACCCTATCCCGAAAACGACGACTTCTTCACGCCGGTGGAGTACATCGGCGCCTTCGGACCGGACGAGCTCTGGATCAAGGGCTGGACCAAACTCGCCCAACTCGGCATTCTGACGGCGCTGGAGCATGACGCCCGGACGATTCCGGCCGCCGTGGCCCTGCAGGCCGGCTACCCGAATCCGTTCCGGTCCGCCACGACGCTTACGTTCGCGCTGGACCGGGCGCAACGGGTGCGGCTGGCCGTCTACGACCTGCTCGGCCGCGAAGTGGCCCGGCTGGTCGAAGGTGTCCGCCCGGCCGGCACCTACCGGTTTACCCTTGAGGGCGCCCGCCTGGCGGCCGGCACCTATCTGGTTCGCCTCGAAACCGAGTCGGGCGTGCAGGTCCGGACGCTGACGCGCCTGCCCTGA
- a CDS encoding UDP-2,3-diacylglucosamine diphosphatase, protein MRTVNYFRTIWISDVHLGTRASRADFLYDFLRHNEADYLYLVGDIFDGWALQRNWYWDPFHNGVLQQILRKARKGTHVVYIPGNHDEFARQYYGLKLDEIVVRPSALHTTVDGRQLLVLHGDEFDGIIRYAPWLSHLGARAYELVLVLNRWYNHVRRRLGLSYWSLSAYLKYRTKRAVQYIADFERAVVTEARKHEVEGVVCGHIHHAELREIGDILYANTGDWVESCTALVEHFDGRLEILHWTPAEVFLNPSGDGRLPDELPALSVPARS, encoded by the coding sequence ATGCGCACCGTCAACTACTTCCGCACGATCTGGATTTCCGACGTCCACCTGGGCACGCGGGCCAGCCGCGCCGACTTTCTCTACGACTTTCTGCGCCACAACGAAGCCGACTACCTCTACCTGGTGGGCGACATCTTCGACGGCTGGGCGCTGCAGCGCAACTGGTACTGGGATCCCTTCCACAACGGCGTACTCCAGCAGATCCTGCGCAAGGCCCGCAAGGGCACGCACGTCGTCTACATTCCGGGCAACCACGACGAATTTGCCCGCCAGTACTACGGGCTGAAGCTCGATGAGATCGTGGTGCGGCCCAGTGCCCTGCATACGACCGTGGACGGCCGCCAGCTCCTGGTGCTGCACGGCGACGAGTTCGACGGCATCATTCGCTACGCGCCCTGGCTGTCGCACCTCGGCGCCCGCGCCTACGAGCTGGTGCTCGTGCTCAACCGCTGGTACAACCACGTGCGCCGGCGGCTGGGCCTTTCGTACTGGTCGCTCTCGGCCTACCTGAAGTACCGCACCAAACGGGCGGTCCAGTACATCGCCGACTTCGAACGGGCGGTGGTGACCGAGGCCCGCAAGCACGAGGTCGAGGGCGTCGTCTGCGGCCACATTCACCATGCCGAGCTGCGCGAAATCGGCGACATTCTCTACGCCAACACGGGCGACTGGGTGGAAAGCTGCACGGCCCTGGTGGAGCACTTCGACGGACGGCTGGAAATCCTGCACTGGACGCCCGCCGAGGTGTTTCTGAATCCGTCCGGCGACGGCCGGCTCCCGGACGAACTCCCCGCCCTGAGCGTGCCCGCCCGGTCATGA
- a CDS encoding glycosyltransferase family protein produces MRDRPLRVLFVVQGEGRGHLTQALTLRRWLTDAGHEVAAVLVGRSQERRLPGFFLEKIQTPVHEFASPNFAFDRRFRGIRPGRTVVRNLLHLPEFQRSLHRLHEAVQDVAPDLVVNFYEVLIGLLYRRAKLQPPLVCIAHQYFFLHPDYPFPPGYPLQRRLVRLFTRLTAPPGARKLALSFYEAPDLPERQLSVVPPLLRPELFQLPLDRTENFLLVYLLNRGYADDLIRWHTRHPEIGLHVFWDNTERPDGWSPRPGLVFHHLNDRLFLEKMARCRGVVTTAGFETVAEALYLGKPVLMVPVEGHFEQRCNAYDAERLGAGIWSPRFELDRLLAFLPHYRSPSAAFRRWVAQAPMKILPHLTASALRPVA; encoded by the coding sequence ATGAGGGACCGTCCGCTCCGGGTGTTGTTCGTGGTGCAGGGCGAAGGCCGCGGCCACCTGACCCAGGCGCTGACGCTGCGCCGCTGGCTGACCGACGCCGGCCACGAAGTGGCGGCCGTGCTGGTAGGACGAAGCCAGGAGCGCCGGCTGCCCGGGTTCTTTCTGGAAAAAATCCAGACGCCCGTCCACGAATTTGCCTCGCCCAACTTCGCCTTCGATCGACGCTTTCGGGGCATTCGGCCCGGCCGCACCGTCGTCCGCAACCTGCTGCACCTTCCGGAATTTCAGCGAAGCCTGCACCGACTGCACGAAGCCGTTCAGGACGTGGCGCCCGATCTCGTCGTCAATTTCTACGAAGTGCTGATCGGCCTGCTCTATCGCCGGGCAAAGCTTCAACCGCCGCTGGTCTGCATCGCCCACCAGTACTTTTTTCTGCATCCGGACTATCCTTTTCCCCCGGGCTATCCGCTGCAGCGCCGGCTGGTCCGGCTGTTCACGCGGCTGACGGCCCCACCGGGTGCCCGCAAGCTGGCGCTGTCGTTCTACGAAGCGCCCGATCTGCCCGAACGCCAGCTCTCCGTCGTGCCGCCGCTGCTGCGCCCCGAGCTGTTCCAGCTTCCGCTGGATCGGACCGAAAACTTCCTGCTGGTCTATCTGCTCAACCGGGGCTACGCCGACGACCTGATCCGCTGGCACACCCGCCATCCCGAAATCGGCCTGCACGTCTTCTGGGACAATACGGAGCGGCCCGACGGCTGGTCGCCCCGCCCCGGCCTGGTCTTTCACCACCTGAACGACCGACTTTTTCTGGAAAAAATGGCCCGCTGTCGCGGCGTGGTCACGACGGCCGGCTTCGAGACCGTGGCCGAGGCGCTCTACCTGGGCAAACCCGTGCTGATGGTGCCCGTCGAAGGACATTTCGAGCAGCGCTGCAACGCCTACGACGCCGAACGCCTCGGTGCGGGCATCTGGAGCCCCCGCTTCGAGCTGGACCGACTGCTGGCGTTTCTGCCACACTACCGGAGTCCTTCGGCCGCCTTTCGTCGCTGGGTGGCACAGGCCCCCATGAAAATTCTTCCCCACCTGACGGCCTCCGCCCTGCGGCCGGTTGCGTAA